The DNA region CTGGAAGGAGTTGTCATGACCTCTGAAATGGAGATTTGCTGGTGGGGAAAGATTGAGGCTAACATGTTACCCTGggcatatttccttccttctccccactcagGTCTCACACAGGAGAACGCCCATTCCTCTGTTCTGAGTGTGGCAAAAGCTTCTCCCGTTCTTCCTCGCTCACCTGCCACCAACGCATCCATGCTGCCCAGAAGCCCTACCGCTGCCCCGCCTGCGGGAAGGGCTTCACACAGCTCAGCTCCTACCAGAGCCACGAGCGCACCCACTCGGGTGAGAAGCCTTTCTTGTGCCCGCGCTGTGGCCGCATGTTCTCCGATCCGTCTAGTTTTCGCCGCCACCAGCGAGCCCATGAGGGAGTCAAGCCGTATCGATGTGACAAGTGCAACAAGGACTTCCGCCAGCCAGCTGACTTAGCCATGCACCGGCGTGTACACACTGGTGACCGACCATTCAAGTGCCCACAATGTGATAAGACTTTTGTGGCCTCTTGGGACCTGAAGCGACATGCCCTGGTCCACTCCGGCCAGCGGCCTTTCCGCTGTGAGGAATGTGGACGGGCCTTTGCAGAGCGGGCCAGCCTTACTAAGCATGGTCGTGTGCATTCAGGTGAACGGCCCTTCCACTGTGCTGCTTGTGGCAAGTCCTTTGTGGTGTCCTCCAGCCTGAGGAAGCATGAGCGGACCCACCGAGGGGAGATGGTGGGTGGCCTTACCACCCAAGAGCTGGTAGTAGGGGTCGCACTGCCTGCAGGTACCTCTGTGGAAGGGCCAGCACCGCCTAGCACGGTGGCTCCTGGAGTGGGTGTGGAACTTGGGGAGTCACAGGCTGGGCTCATAGGCCTCCCCACCGAGTCAGGCAGGGTGGTAGCCTCCCAGTGGCAAGTGGTGGGCATGACCCTGGAGCAGGTGGAATTCAGGGAGTCTGGGGCTGGGGCAGGAGAGGCCCCAGCACCAGCAACAGAAGGTGAGAATGAGGGTGGACCCCCTACCCAGGAGCAACCCCCGGGTACTGGAGAAATGCCCCAGAACGTGTGCCGGGAGTGCAAGGAATCTTTCCCAACGGCGGTGGCTCTTCGGCGTCATGAGCGATCCCACCCAGCCCTGCGTCCATTCCCCTGCCCACAGTgcgggaaaggcttcctggatcGAGCAGGGTTACGAAAGCATAGTCGTACCCACAGTGCTGTCCGCCCCCATGCCTGTCCCCACTGCCCCAAGGCCTTCCTTAGTGCCAGTGACCTCCGCAAACATGAGCGCACTCATTCCACCCCCCAGCTTCCCCTTGAGCCACTGGTTGCCCTCTTGGGGATGCCAGAGGAAGGAGCAGCGTGAAAGCCCCCAGCAGCCTGCTTTCCACACTACCTGGCCCACCCCGTCTCAGCTTCACTCCTTCCCTGGTATCCCAGCAGCCACTCCCTTCAATCTGGGGTTTCCTTCCTGTCCTGCAGATGTTTtaccttctcattctcctcttaATACTCCGTTAGCGCTGTCTTTGACTGAGAAGAGGCCTCATTCTCAAAAGATGGGAAGGCTGGAAGGAAGGGATATGGTGGTGAAGGACAGACAGTCTGAGAGGCCAGCTCCAACACAGTGGCACTTATTAAAAGCTTTGGCTCTGAAGTTTGCTTTATGGTCTGTTTTTTGGAGATGGATTCCCCGTAACATATCCCTGCATTCTCAAACTTCTTGTTGATTCCACCCCTTCAACATCCAACCTCAAAGTCAGCCGAACCAAATCTTAACTCAGCTCTAAaccaactcatcttcctgactttcctaCTTATATTAAAAGCAGTATCTGTCTCCCAGGCTTAGGACCTCAGAGGCACctttgatgcttctctctccagCTAACTAGCCTAGCTATTAAGTCCTGTTGATTTTGCCTTGGCAGTATTTCTTTGCTATGGCCAGTCTGCCAGTCTCAGGACCAAATGTCACAGTATCCTCTGTACTCTTAGTCTTGGCTCTCAATGCCGTGTACACTGTTGCTAGACTAATCTGACAGCTCAGTTCAGATTATATTTCCCTCACGTTCaaagggccactaggtggcacaatggatagagtgccaggcctgcagtcagaagactcatcttcctgagttcaaagccagcctcagatactaactagctgtgacccctgggccagtcactcaaCTCtggttgcctcaatttccttgtctgtaaaacaagctggagaaggacacggcaaaccactccagaatctttgccaagaaaaccccaaatggggtcatgaagagtcagacaccactgaaatgactgaacaataaaaacaaacactcAAAAActtgcagtggctccctatttcctttaaaaaaaaaatggaattttagaactggaagggactttgtaTTATCTTGTCTAATCATCccattttaaatgaaaaggagATTAAGAAATTTGCCCAAAGTCTTACAAACAGAAAATTGTAGGGGCCTGCCACGGTGATGCGTTCCTGTAATCTTTGCTACgtaagagactgaggctggtggaaTGCTTGATCCAGGGAGCTCTGAGCAGAAGCAGACTAAGCTGATTGGTGTAgacactaagtctggcaccaatatggtgagctccGGGGAGCGGGAGGCCAACAGGCTCCCTAAGAAACAAGAGCTTCCATGTCTTGATGGTGGGAAATTGGCCTGCGTGTGGCTGCTGCACTTCCAACCTGGTTGAAACAGAGAAACCCAAggcttaaaaaaagagagaaaatgatacaAGCTTCAAATACCTTTGTTGGtttttagttgtatccaactctgtgaccccattggggattttcttggcaaagatactggtgtgccattgccttctccagctcattctacagataaggaattgaggcaaacagggttaagtgacttgcccagggtcacacagctagtcagtgtctgaggctggatttgaactcaggaaggtgagtcttcccgattccaaccccagcactctgtgcactacggCGCCGACCAGCTGCCCCTCAGACACCTTAGCGTTTAACGTCCACAATTTGcccccaaactacctttccaaccttatgcTCCCTGTTACACTTTGCATACCATTCATTCCAGCTATACCAGAATGGGCAACGTCCCAAGTGTGCACATGATTTGCTGCTTCCCTGGCTCGGCTCGCACCGCTCTGATCCCTTgaatttgcttcattttctacatctgtaaaacgAATGGGCTGGATCTGCCAacctcccttccagctccaggtctgCTTCCTGGTCAGTTTCCTTCAGTGCTCAGCCACCTCtgccaggaagccttccctactTTCCCCCTTGTCAGAagttttctccccacctcccccaatccactTTGTACTCTTTAATGCACTTTCAAATTCTACTGCATACTACAGGGATTGGTGTGCGCGTCTGCCTTCCTTGCTAGACTGATAGGTCCTTCAAGGCAGGACCAAGAACATAATTGACGTGCTTATAAATACTGAACGCGTGAATGCCAAGGGACTCTGACACTGACTCCAGGGAAACACCGGTTCTTTCTTTTGACTATTATAACAACCTTTTACAGTTGTATTGTACTTTAGTTTTCTGctgatttatattttttgttctatcagttgtgtctgactgtgacccccgtttggtttgttttttttttggtgggggagggagtccCCCGTGTTtggtttgttatttttatttttgcaaagatactagagtggtttgccatttccttctctccagctcattttacagatgaggaaactgaggcaaacagggtgaagtgacttgtccagggtcacacagctagttactttacagttttcaaagagatttcacatccttctcatttgagccttacagcaGTTCCATAATGTAAGCAGGACACTATGACCATTGAGGAAATGAGCTGGTTTACCCAAGGCACCAGAACCAGTATCTGGTAATCCCGGTCAAGAAAAACTTTCCTGACGATACAAAGCCAAGGTCTGCAGTCCTGGGATAGTGTGGTTTACCACATCTGGTAGCAGCGACTCCCACCTGACGGGCCTTGGAGTGCATACCCTAAGCAGAGACGTCCCTGCAAGTGGGGTCCGCAGGTGGCCACGTAGTGCAGTTTAAAATTCCCGTGGGTCAGCATACAGGTCTCTCTGTCCGTCGCCCGGAAACCGGCTTCACGCAGGAGACTGGGGCCAGTAGGTTACCGTTATGACCGTGGTCAGCGTCC from Trichosurus vulpecula isolate mTriVul1 chromosome 1, mTriVul1.pri, whole genome shotgun sequence includes:
- the ZNF668 gene encoding zinc finger protein 668 — translated: MEVEQVEAPSPHPGYTRAGRRFKCLSCSKTFPNAPRAARHAATHAPSPGPSPEENAAGGGDPGPPPGNPEGPGSGEDGEPAPKPRPFACSLCPKAYKTAPELRSHGRSHTGEKPFPCPECGRRFMQPVCLRVHLASHTGELPFRCPQCPKAYGTLSKLKIHQRCHTGERPYSCADCGKCFADPSVFRKHRRTHAGLRPYGCPRCGKAYAELKDLRNHERSHTGERPFLCSECGKSFSRSSSLTCHQRIHAAQKPYRCPACGKGFTQLSSYQSHERTHSGEKPFLCPRCGRMFSDPSSFRRHQRAHEGVKPYRCDKCNKDFRQPADLAMHRRVHTGDRPFKCPQCDKTFVASWDLKRHALVHSGQRPFRCEECGRAFAERASLTKHGRVHSGERPFHCAACGKSFVVSSSLRKHERTHRGEMVGGLTTQELVVGVALPAGTSVEGPAPPSTVAPGVGVELGESQAGLIGLPTESGRVVASQWQVVGMTLEQVEFRESGAGAGEAPAPATEGENEGGPPTQEQPPGTGEMPQNVCRECKESFPTAVALRRHERSHPALRPFPCPQCGKGFLDRAGLRKHSRTHSAVRPHACPHCPKAFLSASDLRKHERTHSTPQLPLEPLVALLGMPEEGAA